In a genomic window of Flavobacterium sp. KACC 22761:
- a CDS encoding membrane-binding protein, translating to MKKSVILAALLFSGMLIAQEAKPELEAVGNKVKATYYYENGNVQQEGFFKDGKLDGVWVSYDEKGNKKAVGEYTDGVKTGKWIFFNEEGLKEVAYVDSKVSSVKNLQKNALANRN from the coding sequence ATGAAAAAGAGTGTAATTTTAGCTGCGTTATTGTTCTCTGGAATGTTAATTGCGCAGGAAGCAAAACCTGAATTAGAAGCCGTTGGAAACAAGGTAAAAGCTACTTATTACTATGAAAATGGAAATGTGCAGCAAGAAGGCTTTTTTAAGGATGGTAAGTTAGATGGTGTTTGGGTATCTTATGACGAAAAAGGAAATAAAAAAGCCGTTGGAGAATACACAGACGGAGTAAAAACTGGAAAATGGATTTTCTTTAATGAAGAAGGTCTAAAAGAAGTAGCTTATGTTGACAGCAAAGTTAGCTCAGTGAAAAATTTACAGAAAAATGCTTTAGCAAACAGAAATTAA
- a CDS encoding TonB-dependent receptor: MKLKFTFSILISCFFLLTCATISAQEKATVKGKISLNNNESPEGISIALKGTRFGTISDDQGNYKIKNVKAGSYTLKVSAVGYNTIEKKITVAEGQELTENLNLISNSEELTEIVVNGRKNSFVRKDNQQVSRLPLKNLENPQVYTTITGSVLKEQVVTTFDDALKNAPGVTQLWASTGRGGDGASYYSLRGFPVQATIVNGVPGLTNGSLDPANIDRVEIIKGPSGTLFGSSLISYGGLINTTTKRPYKGFGGDVNYTVGSYGLNRATVDLNTSLNDKKTLNFRINSAYNKQNTFQDAGFRESFFIAPSLSYEVNDKLSFLVNTEFMTNETTNPTMLFLDRGNPLRVRNIAELKYDNKRSYTSDELTIKTPSYNIQAQMNYKLSSQWTSQTIFSTSNAKSTGNYAYLYEGTAYTPMKPGDGIVLGRYFNYQDNKNTTFDVQQNFIGDFKIGSMRNRLVVGLDYYNRVGLDRGTGYFANGYVYVGDNLAAFNAIFGPSNGDTGDLTKAGSDAIVGNAPRNNNKTKQEVYSAYFSDVINFTPAFSAMVSLRADRFMNTGDVSTDADDYNQTSFSPKFGLVYQPIIDKVSIFANYMNGFSNVAPSENVNGTVRTPVTFDPEHANQIEFGTKLNIFKDKLYATLSYYDIKVSNMAYSVRPNATDVTNYQDGAQHNKGFEAEFIANPITGLNIILGYSYNDATLTQGDADFVGFRPESAGAYNLANLWASYKFTSGTLRGFGLGFGGNYVGDNKIMNRSVSGTFTIPEYTELNSSLFYSTEKFAITLKLNNIANKEIYDGWSTIHPKDPRTFAASFSYKF, translated from the coding sequence ATGAAATTAAAATTTACATTTTCTATCTTAATTTCTTGTTTTTTCTTATTGACATGCGCAACAATCTCTGCACAAGAAAAAGCAACTGTTAAAGGCAAAATATCTTTAAACAATAATGAATCTCCGGAAGGCATTTCGATCGCTTTAAAAGGCACTAGATTTGGAACAATCTCAGATGACCAAGGTAATTACAAAATCAAAAATGTTAAGGCAGGAAGCTATACACTAAAAGTTTCGGCTGTTGGTTACAACACAATCGAAAAAAAAATTACTGTTGCTGAAGGACAAGAATTAACTGAAAATTTAAATCTTATCTCAAATTCAGAAGAATTAACAGAAATCGTTGTTAATGGACGCAAAAATAGTTTTGTACGCAAAGACAACCAACAAGTTTCGAGATTGCCTCTTAAAAATCTTGAAAATCCACAAGTTTACACTACAATTACCGGAAGCGTTTTAAAAGAACAAGTAGTTACAACATTTGATGATGCATTAAAAAATGCGCCTGGCGTTACACAACTTTGGGCTTCAACAGGACGTGGAGGCGATGGTGCAAGTTACTACTCTTTAAGAGGATTCCCAGTTCAAGCTACAATTGTAAATGGGGTGCCAGGTTTGACAAACGGAAGTTTGGATCCTGCAAACATTGACAGAGTTGAAATCATCAAAGGCCCTTCTGGAACTTTATTTGGAAGCAGCTTAATTTCATACGGAGGATTAATCAATACTACAACAAAAAGACCTTACAAAGGATTTGGCGGAGATGTAAATTATACTGTTGGAAGCTATGGTTTAAATCGTGCAACTGTAGATCTTAACACCTCTCTTAACGATAAAAAAACACTTAATTTTAGAATTAATTCGGCTTACAACAAGCAAAATACTTTTCAAGATGCTGGTTTTAGAGAATCATTTTTTATCGCTCCATCATTATCTTACGAAGTAAATGATAAATTATCGTTCTTAGTAAATACAGAATTCATGACTAATGAAACAACAAATCCAACAATGTTGTTTTTAGACAGAGGAAATCCGTTAAGAGTTCGCAATATTGCCGAATTGAAATACGACAACAAACGTTCTTACACGAGCGACGAATTAACAATCAAAACACCTTCTTACAACATCCAGGCGCAAATGAACTATAAGCTTTCTAGCCAATGGACTTCGCAAACTATTTTTTCTACAAGTAATGCTAAGTCAACTGGAAATTACGCTTACTTATATGAAGGAACTGCTTATACTCCAATGAAACCTGGAGACGGAATTGTTTTAGGAAGATATTTTAATTACCAAGACAACAAAAACACCACTTTTGACGTACAACAAAACTTTATTGGTGATTTTAAAATCGGAAGCATGAGAAACAGACTTGTAGTTGGTTTAGATTACTACAACAGAGTTGGTCTTGATCGTGGTACAGGTTATTTTGCAAACGGATATGTTTATGTTGGAGATAATTTAGCAGCATTCAATGCCATTTTCGGACCATCAAATGGCGACACAGGAGATTTGACTAAAGCTGGATCTGACGCAATTGTTGGAAATGCTCCAAGAAACAACAACAAAACAAAACAAGAAGTTTACAGCGCTTATTTCTCTGATGTAATCAACTTTACTCCTGCTTTTTCTGCAATGGTAAGCTTACGTGCTGACCGTTTTATGAACACAGGAGATGTTTCTACAGATGCTGACGATTATAATCAAACTTCTTTCTCTCCAAAATTCGGATTAGTTTACCAACCTATTATTGACAAAGTATCTATTTTCGCCAATTACATGAATGGATTTTCAAATGTAGCGCCTAGCGAAAACGTAAATGGAACTGTGAGAACTCCAGTAACGTTTGATCCTGAACATGCTAACCAAATCGAATTTGGTACAAAATTGAATATTTTCAAAGATAAATTATACGCTACTTTAAGCTACTACGACATTAAAGTTTCGAATATGGCATACAGCGTAAGACCAAACGCAACTGATGTAACGAACTACCAAGACGGTGCACAGCACAACAAAGGTTTTGAAGCTGAATTTATCGCTAACCCAATTACAGGTTTAAACATTATTCTTGGCTATAGCTACAATGATGCTACTTTAACACAAGGAGATGCTGACTTTGTAGGATTCAGACCAGAAAGCGCCGGAGCCTACAACTTAGCAAACTTATGGGCTAGCTACAAATTTACTAGCGGAACACTAAGAGGATTTGGTTTAGGATTTGGTGGAAACTATGTTGGAGACAACAAGATCATGAACAGATCTGTTTCAGGAACATTTACAATTCCAGAATATACAGAACTTAACTCTTCTTTATTTTATAGTACAGAAAAATTTGCCATAACGCTTAAGTTAAACAACATCGCAAACAAAGAAATCTATGACGGATGGTCAACAATTCATCCAAAAGATCCTAGAACTTTCGCTGCAAGTTTCTCTTATAAGTTCTAA
- a CDS encoding cold-shock protein has product MRTGTVKFFNESKGYGFITDEETGKDIFVHASGINAEELREGDRVSYEEEEGRKGKVAAKVAVI; this is encoded by the coding sequence ATGCGTACAGGTACAGTAAAATTTTTCAATGAATCTAAAGGTTATGGGTTCATTACAGACGAAGAAACAGGAAAGGACATCTTCGTTCACGCTTCAGGAATTAACGCGGAAGAATTACGCGAAGGTGACCGTGTAAGCTACGAAGAAGAAGAAGGAAGAAAAGGGAAAGTTGCTGCTAAAGTAGCAGTAATCTAA
- the aspS gene encoding aspartate--tRNA ligase: MYRSHNCGELNASNINTEVTLAGWVQKSRDKGFMNWVDLRDRYGITQLIFDESRTDKTVFELAKTLGREFVIQVKGIVIEREAKNKNIPTGEIEILVSELTILNTALTPPFTIEDETDGGEDIRMKYRYLDIRRNPVKNSLLFRHKVAMEVRKYLSDLDFCEVETPYLIKSTPEGARDFVVPSRMNEGQFYALPQSPQTFKQLLMVGGMDKYFQIVKCFRDEDLRADRQPEFTQIDCEMAFVEQEDILNVFEGLTRHLLKEIKGIEVDKFPRITYDYAMKTYGNDKPDIRFGMKFGELNEFAQHKEFPVFNSAELVVGIAVPGAGNYTRKEIDGLIDWVKRPQVGASGMVYVKCNEDGTYKSSVDKFYDNDDLANWAKATEANPGDMIFVLSGPANKTRAQLSALRMELATRLGLRNPEEFAPLWVVDFPLLELDEESGRYHAMHHPFTSPKPEDMALLETEPGKVRANAYDMVLNGNEIGGGSIRIHDKATQQLMFKYLGFTEEEAKAQFGFLMDAFQFGAPPHGGLAFGLDRLVAILGGQETIRDFIAFPKNNSGRDVMIDAPAAIDDAQLKELRIKVDIA, from the coding sequence ATGTATAGAAGTCATAATTGCGGCGAATTAAACGCTTCAAATATTAATACCGAAGTTACGCTTGCGGGCTGGGTTCAAAAATCACGCGATAAAGGATTTATGAATTGGGTCGATCTACGCGACCGTTACGGAATTACACAACTTATTTTCGACGAAAGTCGTACTGATAAAACCGTTTTTGAATTGGCAAAAACTCTAGGAAGAGAATTTGTAATTCAGGTAAAAGGAATTGTTATTGAGCGTGAAGCTAAAAACAAAAATATTCCAACGGGTGAAATCGAAATTTTAGTTTCTGAATTGACGATTTTAAACACTGCATTAACTCCTCCATTTACAATTGAAGATGAAACGGATGGTGGAGAAGACATCAGAATGAAATATCGTTATTTGGATATTAGAAGAAATCCTGTAAAAAACAGTTTATTGTTCCGTCATAAAGTAGCGATGGAAGTTCGCAAATATCTTTCTGATTTAGATTTCTGCGAAGTTGAAACGCCTTACTTAATCAAATCAACTCCAGAAGGAGCAAGAGATTTCGTTGTGCCAAGCCGTATGAACGAAGGGCAGTTTTATGCATTGCCACAATCTCCACAAACTTTCAAACAATTATTGATGGTAGGTGGAATGGATAAATATTTCCAAATCGTGAAATGTTTCCGTGATGAAGATTTACGTGCTGACCGTCAGCCAGAGTTTACTCAGATTGACTGCGAAATGGCATTTGTAGAACAAGAAGATATTTTGAATGTTTTTGAAGGATTGACAAGACATTTATTAAAAGAAATTAAAGGTATCGAAGTAGATAAATTCCCAAGAATTACCTACGACTATGCTATGAAAACATACGGAAATGACAAACCGGACATTCGTTTTGGGATGAAATTTGGTGAGTTAAACGAATTTGCACAGCACAAAGAATTCCCAGTTTTTAATTCCGCGGAATTAGTTGTGGGAATTGCAGTTCCGGGAGCAGGAAATTACACTCGTAAAGAAATTGACGGGTTAATTGACTGGGTTAAACGTCCTCAAGTTGGTGCATCTGGAATGGTTTATGTAAAATGCAACGAAGATGGAACTTACAAATCATCTGTAGATAAATTCTACGACAATGATGATTTGGCAAATTGGGCAAAAGCTACAGAAGCAAATCCTGGAGATATGATTTTTGTACTTTCTGGTCCGGCTAACAAAACTCGTGCACAACTTTCTGCACTTCGTATGGAATTAGCAACTCGTTTAGGATTACGTAATCCTGAAGAATTTGCTCCATTATGGGTTGTTGATTTTCCATTATTGGAACTTGACGAAGAAAGCGGTCGTTACCATGCAATGCACCACCCATTTACATCTCCAAAACCAGAAGATATGGCTTTGTTAGAAACAGAACCTGGAAAAGTTCGTGCAAATGCTTACGATATGGTTTTAAACGGAAACGAAATTGGCGGTGGATCAATTCGTATTCATGATAAAGCAACACAACAATTAATGTTCAAATATTTAGGATTTACCGAAGAAGAAGCAAAAGCGCAATTCGGCTTCTTAATGGATGCTTTCCAGTTTGGAGCGCCACCACACGGAGGTTTAGCTTTTGGTTTGGATAGACTTGTTGCTATTTTAGGAGGTCAGGAAACCATTAGAGATTTTATTGCTTTTCCTAAAAATAATTCTGGACGTGATGTTATGATCGACGCTCCGGCCGCAATTGATGATGCACAGTTGAAAGAACTTCGTATTAAAGTCGATATTGCATAA
- a CDS encoding PepSY-associated TM helix domain-containing protein yields MGFKTKIRFLHKWLGLISGLIVFVVCITGCIFCFHDEIKDITRKEWRLVEPQNKPFLPPSALKEKAKEIVPKNKISMVAYYGKNRSAIVYTYSDTENLYLYFNPYTGQYLKTENPKTDFFIIVEYIHLYLLLPDYIGKHIIGGATIIFILLLISGIIQWWPKRKSDIKRSFTIKWNAKWRRVNYDWHNTSGFYIALIALILAITGLTFTYEWVGDGIYKTFNFGGDKATETKTHTIYTTKFKTNSVAAIDKAFAQTIKLQPKAEMFFIMIPQQKGDIVSTGAYPHTLRYDQQSNYYFHPSSGELIKSQTFDKKTLGLQVVEMNYGIHTGQVLDLPGKIIAFTVSLLASALPVTGFIIWFGRSKKSKHKNIKKPSR; encoded by the coding sequence ATGGGATTCAAAACGAAAATACGTTTTCTGCATAAATGGCTCGGATTAATTTCCGGGCTTATTGTTTTTGTAGTTTGCATTACGGGCTGCATTTTCTGTTTTCATGACGAAATAAAAGACATTACTCGAAAAGAATGGCGTTTGGTTGAACCTCAAAACAAGCCTTTCCTTCCTCCTTCTGCTTTGAAAGAAAAAGCAAAAGAAATTGTTCCGAAGAACAAAATCAGCATGGTCGCTTATTACGGAAAAAATCGGTCAGCTATTGTTTACACTTATTCCGATACTGAAAATTTATATCTCTATTTTAATCCGTACACAGGGCAATATTTAAAAACAGAAAATCCAAAAACCGATTTTTTCATCATCGTTGAATACATTCACTTGTATTTGCTTTTGCCCGATTATATTGGGAAACATATTATTGGTGGCGCAACAATCATTTTTATTTTATTGCTTATTTCTGGAATTATACAATGGTGGCCAAAACGAAAAAGCGATATTAAAAGAAGTTTTACCATTAAATGGAATGCCAAATGGCGCCGTGTAAATTATGACTGGCACAATACTTCTGGATTTTACATTGCATTGATTGCGCTGATTCTAGCAATTACAGGTTTAACTTTCACCTACGAATGGGTTGGCGATGGAATTTACAAAACCTTCAATTTTGGCGGAGATAAAGCGACGGAAACAAAAACACATACAATCTATACCACAAAATTCAAAACAAATTCTGTTGCTGCAATCGACAAAGCTTTTGCTCAAACTATAAAACTACAACCAAAAGCCGAAATGTTTTTTATAATGATTCCACAACAAAAAGGAGACATTGTGAGCACGGGTGCTTATCCTCATACGTTGCGCTATGATCAGCAGAGCAATTATTATTTTCATCCGTCAAGCGGAGAATTGATCAAGAGCCAAACTTTTGACAAAAAAACCTTGGGATTACAAGTAGTCGAAATGAATTATGGAATTCATACTGGTCAAGTTCTAGATTTGCCAGGAAAGATTATCGCTTTTACAGTCAGCTTGCTTGCTTCCGCTTTACCGGTTACAGGTTTTATAATCTGGTTTGGACGCAGTAAAAAATCGAAACATAAAAACATAAAAAAACCGTCTCGTTAA
- a CDS encoding TlpA disulfide reductase family protein — MKKLFVAGMLIFSALNVFGQAKNQIKFTAKIANRNSDTLVVKARNGFKQVIPIDKKGVFVAVFDAPKGFYVFSDGTESSNLYLKPNSEINLTMDAKEFDETIVYKGKGINESNFLAQQALKDEKFQNEAFTKDANEFTALLEKKKKTDNENLEKGDFDPEFKTALKSSFESFNQYASEEYERVAKAKSLIGKPSPEFDYENFKGGKTKLADLKGKYVYIDLWATWCAPCRAEIPYLQKVEEKYDGKNIEFVSISIDKAKDNEKWKKFVEDKNLGGVQLFADKDWTSEFVVNYGVTGIPRFILIDPQGNIVNSDAPRPSDPILVEQLNALLN, encoded by the coding sequence ATGAAAAAACTTTTTGTGGCAGGAATGTTGATTTTTAGCGCCCTGAATGTCTTTGGTCAAGCGAAAAATCAAATAAAATTTACGGCTAAAATTGCTAATCGAAATAGTGACACCCTTGTGGTTAAGGCAAGAAATGGTTTTAAGCAAGTGATTCCGATTGATAAAAAAGGGGTTTTTGTTGCAGTTTTTGATGCTCCAAAAGGGTTTTATGTTTTTTCTGATGGAACTGAATCGTCAAACTTGTATTTAAAACCAAATTCTGAAATTAACTTAACAATGGATGCCAAAGAATTTGATGAAACTATTGTTTATAAAGGGAAAGGTATCAATGAAAGTAATTTTCTGGCACAACAGGCGTTGAAAGACGAGAAATTTCAGAACGAGGCCTTTACTAAAGATGCGAATGAATTTACTGCTCTTTTAGAAAAAAAGAAAAAAACAGATAATGAAAATTTGGAAAAGGGAGATTTTGACCCTGAATTTAAAACGGCATTAAAAAGTAGTTTTGAAAGTTTTAATCAATATGCGTCTGAGGAATATGAAAGAGTAGCGAAAGCAAAGAGTCTGATTGGGAAACCTTCACCTGAATTCGATTACGAAAATTTTAAAGGAGGAAAAACAAAACTGGCTGACTTAAAAGGAAAATATGTTTATATAGACCTTTGGGCTACTTGGTGTGCGCCATGTAGAGCTGAAATTCCGTACTTGCAAAAAGTGGAAGAGAAATATGATGGAAAAAATATTGAGTTTGTGAGCATTTCTATTGATAAAGCAAAAGACAATGAAAAATGGAAGAAGTTTGTAGAAGACAAAAATTTGGGTGGTGTTCAATTATTTGCTGATAAAGATTGGACTTCTGAGTTTGTTGTGAACTATGGAGTTACTGGAATTCCGAGATTCATATTAATTGATCCTCAGGGCAATATTGTAAATTCTGATGCTCCAAGACCATCTGATCCAATACTTGTTGAGCAATTAAATGCATTATTGAACTAA
- a CDS encoding PepSY-associated TM helix domain-containing protein yields MNNRHYNIYFHTHTVSGIVISVALFVIFFAGSFSFFRDEIVNWERSESTAQTKEIQLDYNDALQHLDKKYVLHARNITISKPYLENRVAVSLGGTKDSLAPKKQRLGDYFYLDNKNYKSYTYEEAYSLGELLYRLHFFAQIPYPVGYYLSGFTALFFLFAIVTGVLLHWKKIVSNFYMFRPKEKLKTLWTDAHTALGMIGLPFQFVYAVTGAFFMIKLLIVAPAVMALYGGDQNKLYKELEYIDADYKFEKKKLANPFNINELIAKAKNNWADFEVTRVYIQNYGDINMHVLVEGEMLNHKKFTGIGKVLYRVSDGKIIAKKDPVSQTSYLDVVKNVLYRIHFGDYGGHALKIISFILGIITCFVIISGVMIWLVARQKNNLPEKKRRFNAAVVRIYLAICLSMYPITALAFIGSKIFYPLTQSDLFKIYFGGWLILTVFFIIKKNDAFTNKCCLISGSILGFLIPITNGIVSGNWFWTSFMENKIQVFFIDIFWIFLASISLYTAYHLKPKQAVS; encoded by the coding sequence ATGAACAACCGTCATTATAATATCTATTTTCATACACATACTGTCAGCGGAATTGTGATCAGCGTGGCGCTATTCGTAATTTTCTTTGCTGGATCTTTTTCTTTTTTTAGGGATGAAATCGTCAATTGGGAAAGAAGTGAATCTACAGCACAAACAAAAGAAATTCAGCTAGATTACAATGATGCCTTACAGCATTTGGACAAAAAATATGTTTTGCACGCAAGAAATATTACGATTTCTAAGCCATACCTAGAAAACCGAGTTGCTGTTTCGCTCGGAGGAACAAAAGACTCATTGGCTCCAAAAAAGCAACGTCTCGGCGATTATTTTTATCTGGACAACAAAAACTACAAATCCTATACGTACGAAGAAGCTTATTCTTTGGGAGAATTATTATATCGTTTGCATTTTTTTGCTCAAATTCCTTATCCTGTCGGTTATTACCTTTCGGGATTCACAGCTTTGTTTTTCTTATTCGCAATTGTAACGGGAGTTTTATTGCATTGGAAAAAAATCGTATCGAATTTTTACATGTTCCGTCCAAAAGAAAAATTAAAAACACTTTGGACAGATGCACACACAGCATTAGGAATGATCGGCCTTCCTTTTCAATTTGTTTACGCTGTTACGGGAGCCTTTTTTATGATTAAACTTTTGATCGTAGCACCGGCCGTGATGGCACTCTACGGAGGTGATCAAAACAAATTATATAAGGAACTTGAATACATAGATGCCGATTATAAATTTGAGAAAAAGAAACTGGCAAATCCTTTTAATATTAACGAACTTATAGCAAAAGCAAAAAACAATTGGGCCGATTTTGAAGTTACACGCGTGTACATCCAAAATTATGGTGATATCAATATGCATGTTTTAGTTGAAGGTGAAATGCTGAATCACAAAAAATTCACCGGAATCGGAAAAGTTCTTTATCGTGTTTCTGATGGAAAAATAATTGCCAAAAAAGATCCCGTTTCTCAAACCAGCTATCTTGATGTTGTGAAGAACGTTTTATACCGAATTCATTTTGGCGATTATGGCGGACATGCTCTAAAAATTATCAGCTTTATTTTGGGGATTATAACTTGCTTCGTCATTATTTCAGGCGTTATGATTTGGTTGGTTGCAAGACAAAAAAACAATCTTCCAGAAAAGAAAAGACGTTTCAACGCTGCAGTTGTTCGAATTTATTTGGCCATTTGTCTAAGCATGTATCCAATTACAGCTTTGGCATTTATTGGAAGCAAAATTTTCTATCCTTTAACGCAATCTGATTTGTTTAAAATTTATTTTGGCGGGTGGCTAATTCTGACTGTTTTCTTTATCATCAAAAAGAATGACGCTTTTACCAATAAATGCTGCCTGATTTCAGGAAGTATTTTAGGATTCTTAATTCCAATTACTAACGGAATTGTTTCTGGAAATTGGTTTTGGACTTCCTTCATGGAAAACAAAATTCAGGTTTTCTTTATAGATATTTTCTGGATTTTCCTAGCATCAATATCGCTCTATACTGCTTATCACTTAAAACCAAAACAAGCAGTTTCTTAA
- the odhB gene encoding 2-oxoglutarate dehydrogenase complex dihydrolipoyllysine-residue succinyltransferase has protein sequence MILEMKVPSPGESIKEVEIATWLVKDGDYVEKDQAIAEVDSDKATLELPAEMSGVITLKAEEGDTVAVGAVVCLIDTDAAKPAGSAPAAPAAEAPKAEEPKAEAPKAEAPKAAPAPAATSYAAGTPSPAARKILDEKNIAPASVSGTGKGGRITKDDAVNATAVASMGTPTGGNRGTERTKLSMLRRKVAERLVSAKNETAMLTTFNEVNMTPINNIRNEYKDAFKAKHGGLGLGFMSFFTKAVTRALQLYPDVNSMIDGDYKVGYDFCDISIAVSGPKGLMVPVVRNAENLTFRGIEAEIKRLALRARDGQITVDDMTGGTFTITNGGVFGSMLSTPIINPPQSGILGMHNIIERPIAVNGKVEIHPMMYVALSYDHRIIDGRESVGFLVAVKEALENPLELLMNGDAKRALEL, from the coding sequence ATGATTTTAGAAATGAAAGTCCCATCACCAGGGGAATCAATAAAAGAAGTTGAAATTGCAACTTGGTTAGTAAAAGACGGAGATTATGTAGAAAAAGATCAAGCGATTGCTGAAGTTGATTCAGACAAAGCTACTCTTGAATTGCCTGCTGAAATGAGTGGTGTAATTACACTAAAAGCTGAAGAAGGTGATACAGTAGCAGTAGGTGCTGTAGTTTGTTTAATTGATACTGATGCTGCAAAACCAGCAGGAAGCGCTCCAGCTGCACCAGCAGCAGAAGCACCAAAGGCTGAAGAACCAAAAGCAGAAGCTCCAAAGGCTGAAGCACCAAAAGCAGCTCCAGCTCCAGCAGCTACAAGTTATGCAGCGGGAACTCCATCTCCGGCAGCAAGAAAAATATTAGATGAAAAAAATATTGCTCCAGCATCAGTTTCTGGAACTGGTAAAGGCGGAAGAATCACTAAAGATGATGCTGTAAATGCAACAGCTGTAGCTTCAATGGGAACTCCAACTGGAGGAAACCGTGGAACTGAGCGCACAAAATTATCTATGTTGCGTCGTAAAGTTGCAGAAAGATTAGTTTCGGCTAAAAATGAAACTGCTATGCTTACTACTTTCAACGAAGTAAACATGACGCCAATCAACAATATTCGTAACGAATACAAAGATGCTTTCAAAGCTAAGCACGGTGGTTTAGGTTTAGGTTTCATGTCATTCTTTACAAAAGCGGTTACAAGAGCTTTACAATTATATCCAGATGTAAACTCTATGATCGACGGAGATTACAAAGTAGGATACGATTTCTGTGATATCTCTATCGCTGTTTCTGGACCAAAAGGATTAATGGTTCCTGTTGTTCGTAATGCTGAAAACTTAACTTTCCGTGGCATTGAAGCTGAAATCAAAAGATTAGCTTTAAGAGCTCGTGACGGTCAAATTACAGTTGACGACATGACTGGAGGAACTTTTACAATCACTAACGGTGGTGTTTTCGGAAGTATGTTATCTACTCCAATTATCAACCCTCCACAGTCAGGAATTTTAGGAATGCACAACATCATCGAGCGTCCGATTGCTGTAAACGGAAAAGTTGAAATCCACCCTATGATGTATGTTGCGCTTTCTTACGATCACAGAATCATCGACGGACGTGAGTCAGTTGGTTTCTTGGTTGCTGTTAAAGAAGCTTTAGAAAATCCATTAGAATTATTGATGAATGGCGACGCTAAACGTGCTTTAGAGTTGTAA
- a CDS encoding NADH-quinone oxidoreductase subunit A, with translation MQSDQYSYIPILMQLVLAVGFVVGTIIISGKLGPKRTSEVKDKNFECGIESVGNARIPFSVKYFLVAILFVLFDVEVIFLYPWAVNFKDLGIEGMLKMIVFMALLLVGFFYIIKKKALEWE, from the coding sequence ATGCAATCTGATCAATACAGTTACATTCCAATTTTAATGCAGTTAGTTCTGGCTGTTGGTTTTGTAGTAGGAACAATAATTATTTCTGGAAAATTAGGCCCAAAAAGAACCTCTGAAGTGAAAGACAAAAACTTCGAGTGTGGTATCGAATCTGTTGGAAACGCACGTATTCCTTTTTCGGTAAAATATTTCCTAGTTGCGATCTTATTTGTGTTGTTTGACGTAGAGGTAATTTTCCTTTACCCTTGGGCAGTAAACTTTAAAGATCTTGGCATTGAAGGAATGCTAAAAATGATTGTTTTCATGGCTTTGCTTTTGGTTGGTTTCTTTTATATCATCAAAAAGAAAGCCTTAGAGTGGGAATAA